CCGCCCAGGGAGTTGCCGTGGCCGCCGACGTACTTGGTCACCGAGTGCACCACGATGTCGGCGCCGAACTGGATCGGCTTGCACAGGATCGGCGTGGCCACGGTGTTGTCCACCATCAGTGGCACGTTACGGGCGTGGGCGGCCTGGGCCAGGCCCTCGATATCGACGATGTTGCCCGCGGGGTTGCCGATGCTCTCGCAGTACACCAGCTTGGTCTTGTCGTCGATCAGCTCGGCAATGGCCTCGGCCGAGTCGTCCCGGGCGAAACGCACTTCGACCCCGAAGCTGGGCAGCAGGTGGGCGAACAGGGTGTAGGTGCCGCCGTACAGCTGGGGCGTGGAGACGATATTGTCCCCGGCCTGGGTCAGGGTCTGGATCGCGTAGTGGATGGCGGCACTGCCGGCGGCCACCGCCAGCCCGGCGATCCCGCCTTCCAGGGCGGCCATGCGCTGTTCCAGCACATCATTGGTGGGGTTCATGATGCGGGTGTAGATGTTGCCGGGCACATCGAGGTTGAACAGGTCAGCGCCGTGCTGGGCGTTGTCGAACTCGAAGGCGACGTTCTGGTAGATGGGCACGGCCACGGCCTTGGTGGTCGGGTCCGACTTGAATCCATGGTGCAGCGCAATCGTTGCGTCTTTCATAAATCCTCGACTAAGGGCTTGTCACCAAGCGGTAACAGACCCTGGCTAATCCATTAATGAGCACAGCCAGGCAGGTCGTGTGCCCGCGCAGCAGTCAGTGGTCCCGTGTGTCTGAGTCGCCAGCAACCGCTTGATGTGCCCGCCGCTTGGCCGCGAGCGGGCGCGTCAGTGTCCAATAGGCGCGGCGGATGGGCAAGGGTCCCGAGGTGCGGCAGGAAAGGGCCGGCCCTCCATGGCCGGCGGGCTGTTTCAGTGCGGCTGGGACCAGCCCTGGGAGCGCTTGACCGCGGCGCTGAAGGTGCAGCGCCAGGCGTCTGCCGTGGCCCGGTCGATACGCGGCCGGTAGTCGGTGCGGGTGTTGTCCAGCTCTGGCAACTCCAGCCCCAGGCCGCGGGCGGCGAGGGCGGCGCAGCCCAGGGCGGTGAGTTCGTCGAAGCGCTGGGTGACGATGGTGCGTTGCAGGATATCGGCCAGGAACTGGGCGAAATACGGGCTGCGGGCCAGGCCGCCGTCAATCGACAACTGGTCGGTGACGTTGAGGTGATCGTCCATCGCCGTGATCACTTCGGCGCTGCGCAGGGCCACGCCTTCCAGTACCGCCTGGCACAGGTCCTGGCGAGTGGTGGCGGCGTTCATGCCGATCCATACCGCCCCGGCACTGCGGTCCCAGTGCGGGCAGGCAAGCCCGGACAAGGCCGGGACAAACGCCAGCTCGCGGGAAATCGCCGGTGGCTGATCGAAGGCTGCCAGTTCCGAGAAATCGCTGAACAGGCCCAGGCGCCCGGCCCATTCCACTGCGGCGCTGGCGTCGTACACGCCACCGTCCATGGCATACACCGGTTTGCCGTCGGCCTGCCAGGCGACGGTGGCCAGCAGGCCTTTCTCCGGGGCGCGAATGATCTGTTCGCCTGTGACTGTCAGGGCGAAGGCGCCGGTGCCGAAGGTGATCTTGGCGTCCCCCGGCTCCCGGCAGCCATGACCGTACAGCGAGGCTTGCTGGTCGACCACCGAGGCGCTGATGGGGGTCTGGCCGATGCGTCCGAAGTCGCCGACCGTGGCGCGGATTTCCGGCAGGGCCTGCATGGGCACGCCGAACAGCTGGCACAACTGCGGGTCCCACTGGCCGGTGGCGAGATTCATCAGCGAGGTGCGCGAGGCGGTGGTGATGTCAGTGGCGTAGACCCCGGTCAGGCGATCGAGAAAGTAGGCATCGGTGGTGCCCAGGCGCAGGCGGCCGGCACTCAGGGCGGCCTGTGCCGCCGGCAGGTTGTCGACGATCCAGGCCAGCTTGCTGGCGGAGAAGTAGGCATCCAGGGGCAGCCCGGCCCGCTCCAGGGTCAGGGCTTCGGCGCCGCTGGCGCGCAGTTCTTCGATGCGCGCGGCGCTGCGGTTGTCCTGCCAGACGATCACCGGCGACAGCGGCGCGCCACTGACGGCGTCCCAGGCCAGGCAACTTTCACCCTGGTTGGCCAGGCCGATGGCGTCGACCCGGCCGGTGGCTTCCAGGCAGCGTTGCAGGTTGGCCAGCAGCTCCAGCGGGTCGTGTTCGACCCAGCCCGGGCGCGGGTGATGCTGCTGGTGGCGCAGCGCCAGTTGGATATCGGCACGGCCTTGCATGTCCACGACCAGTACGCGGGTGCTGGTGGTGCCCTGGTCAAGTGCGGCTATTCGCATGGTCATTTCTCTTGTTGTGGGACGGCCTGGTCGATGCAGATGTCCAGTTGGTCGAAATGTTCCGGCAGGTGCAGGTCCTTGATGGGGATCAGCAGGCGCCGTTCCGGCAGTACCGAGACCGGTCGGCTCCAGAGCTCCAGGCCCTGGGCGCGGACCCGCAGGGTGCCACTGACCGCCTGGCTGACCCGCAACTGGATGTGCGCCAGGCCCGCCAGTTCGCCGCGCACCAGGCGGCCCGGCACGCCGAGCTTGATCGGGGCGGCGTACTTCAGGGTCAGGGCGTCATTGGCATCGGGTAGCTGGCCGCTCAGGGCCAGGGCCATCAGGCTGCCGATGCGCCGCCCTTCGCGGTAGGACCAGCCGGCCGTCTCGATCGGCCGCAGCAGGTTGCCGGCGGCAAAGTAGGCCGGGTCCGAACAGCGGCCGTACTGGTCGATCTTCGGCCCCCCGCTGCCATTGTCCAGTTGCAGGTGGCTCAGGCGCACCAGGCTCGACTCCGGGGTGAACTGGCCGGTGAGCAGCACGCCGTCGCAGGAAATGTCGCGAACCTGGCCATCGGCCAGGCGCACCCGGGCCGACTCCACCCGGCCACACCCATTGATCGCCAGCAGCTCGGCGCCAAAGTGCATGGGGATGCCCAGCAACCTTGGGAACACCGACAGCGGCCAGCGGGTGGTGGCTCGTTTATTGGCTTCCAGCACCGCCACCGGACGGATACCGGCGCGTCGGCAACTGAGTACGGCAGACAGGCTGACCAGTTCGGTGCCGATGATCAGGGGCCGCTCGAAAGGCTTGAGGTGCTGCACATAGAGGAAGTTCTGCAAGGCCCCGGTGTTGATCACCCCCACCGGGCGGTCGCCGGACAGCAGGCGTGCCGAGCGCGGGGTTTCCCGGGCGCCGGTGGCGATCAGCACCTTCTGTGCCTGGATCTGCCGTGGCCCGTCTGGAGTGGCCAGGCGCAACAGGCCGCCGGGTTCCAGGCTGACCACCGTGTGTCGCAGCAGCAGGATCACGCCGGCTTTCAGCGCGGCTTCGACATTGCGCCGGGCATAGG
The DNA window shown above is from Pseudomonas protegens CHA0 and carries:
- a CDS encoding glycerol kinase codes for the protein MRIAALDQGTTSTRVLVVDMQGRADIQLALRHQQHHPRPGWVEHDPLELLANLQRCLEATGRVDAIGLANQGESCLAWDAVSGAPLSPVIVWQDNRSAARIEELRASGAEALTLERAGLPLDAYFSASKLAWIVDNLPAAQAALSAGRLRLGTTDAYFLDRLTGVYATDITTASRTSLMNLATGQWDPQLCQLFGVPMQALPEIRATVGDFGRIGQTPISASVVDQQASLYGHGCREPGDAKITFGTGAFALTVTGEQIIRAPEKGLLATVAWQADGKPVYAMDGGVYDASAAVEWAGRLGLFSDFSELAAFDQPPAISRELAFVPALSGLACPHWDRSAGAVWIGMNAATTRQDLCQAVLEGVALRSAEVITAMDDHLNVTDQLSIDGGLARSPYFAQFLADILQRTIVTQRFDELTALGCAALAARGLGLELPELDNTRTDYRPRIDRATADAWRCTFSAAVKRSQGWSQPH
- a CDS encoding NAD(P)/FAD-dependent oxidoreductase yields the protein MNSTELLQAEAAIIGSGPAGLAAAIELRRQGIGPVIVIERESEAGGIPRHCAHPPFGMREYQRLLSGPAYARRNVEAALKAGVILLLRHTVVSLEPGGLLRLATPDGPRQIQAQKVLIATGARETPRSARLLSGDRPVGVINTGALQNFLYVQHLKPFERPLIIGTELVSLSAVLSCRRAGIRPVAVLEANKRATTRWPLSVFPRLLGIPMHFGAELLAINGCGRVESARVRLADGQVRDISCDGVLLTGQFTPESSLVRLSHLQLDNGSGGPKIDQYGRCSDPAYFAAGNLLRPIETAGWSYREGRRIGSLMALALSGQLPDANDALTLKYAAPIKLGVPGRLVRGELAGLAHIQLRVSQAVSGTLRVRAQGLELWSRPVSVLPERRLLIPIKDLHLPEHFDQLDICIDQAVPQQEK
- a CDS encoding O-acetylhomoserine aminocarboxypropyltransferase/cysteine synthase family protein, with the protein product MKDATIALHHGFKSDPTTKAVAVPIYQNVAFEFDNAQHGADLFNLDVPGNIYTRIMNPTNDVLEQRMAALEGGIAGLAVAAGSAAIHYAIQTLTQAGDNIVSTPQLYGGTYTLFAHLLPSFGVEVRFARDDSAEAIAELIDDKTKLVYCESIGNPAGNIVDIEGLAQAAHARNVPLMVDNTVATPILCKPIQFGADIVVHSVTKYVGGHGNSLGGVIVDSGNFPWADHPQKFASLNTPEPAYHGVVYTEKFGPAAFIARARTVPLRNTGAALAPMNAFLLLQGLETLALRMERHTDNALKVAQFLKAHPLVAWVSYAGLPDHPHHELARKYMQGKPSAILSFGLKGGYAAGVRFYDALQIFKRLVNIGDAKSLACHPASTTHRQMNEEEQAKAGVKPEMIRLSVGIEAIEDLLEDLDQALQQA